The following are from one region of the Nicotiana tomentosiformis chromosome 7, ASM39032v3, whole genome shotgun sequence genome:
- the LOC104108755 gene encoding vesicle-associated protein 4-1-like isoform X2: MAIADHHKPHSSDGKLWKLCPLWQSGTTSSSSSSTQNLHSQNHSHQNGVGSNISRSSTSVTSVARSLLPARRRLRLDPANNLYFPYEPGKQVKSAVKIKNTSKSYVAFKFQTTAPKSCYMRPPGGILEPGESVIATVFKFVEHPENNEKPVDQKSKVKFKIMSLKVKEGTDYVPELFDEQKDQVTIERVLRVVFLDPERPSPALEKLKRQLAEAEAALESRKKPPVETGPKVVGEGLVIDEWKERREKYLARQQVEAVDSV, translated from the exons ATGGCCATCGCCGACCACCACAAGCCGCATAGCTCCGACGGAAAGCTCTGGAAGCTTTGTCCTCTTTGGCAATCAGGAACTACCTCTTCATCTTCTTCGTCTACACAGAATCTTCACTCTCAGAATCACAGCCACCAAAACGGCGTCGGATCAAATATCTCTCGCTCTTCTACGTCTGTTACCTCCGTTGCCAGATCACTGCTTCCGGCTCGGCGTAGGCTTCGGCTCGATCCAGCTAACAATCTCTACTTTCCTT ATGAACCGGGAAAACAGGTGAAGAGTGCTGTAAAGATTAAGAACACTAGCAAATCTTATGTCGCATTTAAG TTTCAAACTACTGCACCAAAGAGCTGCTACATGCGACCTCCCGGAGGCATTCTCGAACCTGGTGAAAGCGTTATTGCCACTG TCTTCAAGTTTGTCGAGCACCCTGAGAACAATGAAAAGCCTGTAGATCAAAAGAGCAAGGTAAAGTTCAAGATCATGAGCTTGAAGGTGAAAGAAGGAACAGATTACGTACCTGAGTTG TTTGATGAACAAAAGGATCAAGTGACTATTGAACGTGTCCTACGGGTGGTGTTCTTGGACCCGGAACGCCCTTCTCCA GCACTGGAAAAGCTAAAACGTCAGTTGGCTGAAGCTGAGGCAGCATTAGAATCTCGCAAGAAACCTCCAGTTGAAACTGGACCAAAAGTTGTGGGAGAAGGTCTAGTAATAGATGAATGG AAGGAGCGAAGGGAGAAGTACCTAGCTCGGCAGCAGGTTGAGGCCGTTGATTCAGTGTAA
- the LOC104108755 gene encoding vesicle-associated protein 4-1-like isoform X1 encodes MAIADHHKPHSSDGKLWKLCPLWQSGTTSSSSSSTQNLHSQNHSHQNGVGSNISRSSTSVTSVARSLLPARRRLRLDPANNLYFPYEPGKQVKSAVKIKNTSKSYVAFKVIYLRILCVIIGASKFQTTAPKSCYMRPPGGILEPGESVIATVFKFVEHPENNEKPVDQKSKVKFKIMSLKVKEGTDYVPELFDEQKDQVTIERVLRVVFLDPERPSPALEKLKRQLAEAEAALESRKKPPVETGPKVVGEGLVIDEWKERREKYLARQQVEAVDSV; translated from the exons ATGGCCATCGCCGACCACCACAAGCCGCATAGCTCCGACGGAAAGCTCTGGAAGCTTTGTCCTCTTTGGCAATCAGGAACTACCTCTTCATCTTCTTCGTCTACACAGAATCTTCACTCTCAGAATCACAGCCACCAAAACGGCGTCGGATCAAATATCTCTCGCTCTTCTACGTCTGTTACCTCCGTTGCCAGATCACTGCTTCCGGCTCGGCGTAGGCTTCGGCTCGATCCAGCTAACAATCTCTACTTTCCTT ATGAACCGGGAAAACAGGTGAAGAGTGCTGTAAAGATTAAGAACACTAGCAAATCTTATGTCGCATTTAAGGTGATTTATTTGAGGATCCTTTGCGTAATAATTGGTGCTAGTAAG TTTCAAACTACTGCACCAAAGAGCTGCTACATGCGACCTCCCGGAGGCATTCTCGAACCTGGTGAAAGCGTTATTGCCACTG TCTTCAAGTTTGTCGAGCACCCTGAGAACAATGAAAAGCCTGTAGATCAAAAGAGCAAGGTAAAGTTCAAGATCATGAGCTTGAAGGTGAAAGAAGGAACAGATTACGTACCTGAGTTG TTTGATGAACAAAAGGATCAAGTGACTATTGAACGTGTCCTACGGGTGGTGTTCTTGGACCCGGAACGCCCTTCTCCA GCACTGGAAAAGCTAAAACGTCAGTTGGCTGAAGCTGAGGCAGCATTAGAATCTCGCAAGAAACCTCCAGTTGAAACTGGACCAAAAGTTGTGGGAGAAGGTCTAGTAATAGATGAATGG AAGGAGCGAAGGGAGAAGTACCTAGCTCGGCAGCAGGTTGAGGCCGTTGATTCAGTGTAA